From Coffea arabica cultivar ET-39 chromosome 2e, Coffea Arabica ET-39 HiFi, whole genome shotgun sequence, the proteins below share one genomic window:
- the LOC113727673 gene encoding transcription factor bHLH19-like isoform X1, with amino-acid sequence MDNSASSWFSQLGMEDPLSNDDFNIMDFLNDELSAALADDFQNSSFPEGNPSFSNIFPSCNSTPALCEPSGMEAHPVGFETPAKQHKTNGYDSSNIHNMPNFGQASSSPMILTFGNPNMPEINPHQVTLGTLNPEDDAVSEVLTSHGSFAKLDEAAKTTVQTKAKKPGGRVRPPSQTYDHIIAERKRREQLSQRFMALSAIVPGLKKMDKSSILGDAIEYLKHLQERVKTLEEKAARQTMESVVLVKRSQLLLEDERSSDEMAGPNEQPLPEFEAKVCDKNVLLRIHCKNYKGVLIKILSQIDKLNLAVVNTCVSAFGNFALDVTIIAEAEKDVNLTTKELVDTLRSALQQGKHAA; translated from the exons ATGGATAATTCAGCGAGCTCGTGGTTTTCTCAACTG GGAATGGAGGATCCATTGTCTAATGATGACTTTAATATCATGGACTTCTTGAACGATGAATTATCTGCTGCGCTTGCCGACGACTTCCAAAACTCTTCTTTTCCAGAAGGGAATCCGTCTTTCTCCAATATCTTTCCAAGCTGCAACTCCACTCCTGCATTGTGTGAACCTTCAGGGATGGAAGCTCATCCTGTTGGTTTCGAAACACCAGCCAAACAGCACAAGACTAATGGCTACGACTCGTCGAACATCCACAACATGCCAAATTTTGGTCAAGCTTCTTCTTCTCCAATGATTCTCACTTTTGGGAATCCAAATATGCCAGAAATAAATCCTCATCAAGTGACTCTAGGAACCTTGAACCCTGAGGATGATGCAGTGTCTGAGGTTTTGACATCCCATGGTTCATTTGCAAAACTTGATGAGGCTGCTAAAACTACCGTCCAAACAAAAGCAAAGAAACCTGGTGGTCGTGTTAGGCCACCATCACAAACCTATGATCACATAATAGCAGAAAGAAAGCGACGCGAGCAGCTCAGCCAGAGATTCATGGCTCTTTCCGCCATAGTTCCTGGCCTCAAGAAG ATGGATAAAAGTTCCATTCTTGGAGATGCCATCGAGTACCTAAAACATCTTCAGGAGAGAGTAAAGACACTGGAGGAGAAAGCTGCTAGACAAACCATGGAGTCTGTGGTGCTTGTGAAGAGATCACAACTCTTACTTGAAGATGAAAGATCTTCAGATGAGATGGCTGGCCCGAATGAGCAGCCACTCCCTGAATTTGAAGCTAAAGTGTGCGACAAGAATGTTCTTCTAAGAATACATTGCAAAAATTATAAAGGGGTGCTCATCAAAATTCTCTCTCAGATAGACAAGCTCAATCTTGCTGTTGTGAATACTTGTGTTTCCGCATTTGGGAATTTTGCTCTTGACGTTACAATTATCGCAGAG GCGGAAAAAGATGTCAACCTGACAACAAAAGAACTGGTCGATACTCTTCGATCTGCCCTCCAACAAGGCAAGCATGCCGCTTAG
- the LOC113727673 gene encoding transcription factor NAI1-like isoform X2 has translation MDNSASSWFSQLGMEDPLSNDDFNIMDFLNDELSAALADDFQNSSFPEGNPSFSNIFPSCNSTPALCEPSGMEAHPVGFETPAKQHKTNGYDSSNIHNMPNFGQASSSPMILTFGNPNMPEINPHQVTLGTLNPEDDAVSEVLTSHGSFAKLDEAAKTTVQTKAKKPGGRVRPPSQTYDHIIAERKRREQLSQRFMALSAIVPGLKKMDKSSILGDAIEYLKHLQERVKTLEEKAARQTMESVVLVKRSQLLLEDERSSDEMAGPNEQPLPEFEAKVCDKNVLLRIHCKNYKGVLIKILSQIDKLNLAVVNTCVSAFGNFALDVTIIAEVSFLYIGLGTNLKFDIF, from the exons ATGGATAATTCAGCGAGCTCGTGGTTTTCTCAACTG GGAATGGAGGATCCATTGTCTAATGATGACTTTAATATCATGGACTTCTTGAACGATGAATTATCTGCTGCGCTTGCCGACGACTTCCAAAACTCTTCTTTTCCAGAAGGGAATCCGTCTTTCTCCAATATCTTTCCAAGCTGCAACTCCACTCCTGCATTGTGTGAACCTTCAGGGATGGAAGCTCATCCTGTTGGTTTCGAAACACCAGCCAAACAGCACAAGACTAATGGCTACGACTCGTCGAACATCCACAACATGCCAAATTTTGGTCAAGCTTCTTCTTCTCCAATGATTCTCACTTTTGGGAATCCAAATATGCCAGAAATAAATCCTCATCAAGTGACTCTAGGAACCTTGAACCCTGAGGATGATGCAGTGTCTGAGGTTTTGACATCCCATGGTTCATTTGCAAAACTTGATGAGGCTGCTAAAACTACCGTCCAAACAAAAGCAAAGAAACCTGGTGGTCGTGTTAGGCCACCATCACAAACCTATGATCACATAATAGCAGAAAGAAAGCGACGCGAGCAGCTCAGCCAGAGATTCATGGCTCTTTCCGCCATAGTTCCTGGCCTCAAGAAG ATGGATAAAAGTTCCATTCTTGGAGATGCCATCGAGTACCTAAAACATCTTCAGGAGAGAGTAAAGACACTGGAGGAGAAAGCTGCTAGACAAACCATGGAGTCTGTGGTGCTTGTGAAGAGATCACAACTCTTACTTGAAGATGAAAGATCTTCAGATGAGATGGCTGGCCCGAATGAGCAGCCACTCCCTGAATTTGAAGCTAAAGTGTGCGACAAGAATGTTCTTCTAAGAATACATTGCAAAAATTATAAAGGGGTGCTCATCAAAATTCTCTCTCAGATAGACAAGCTCAATCTTGCTGTTGTGAATACTTGTGTTTCCGCATTTGGGAATTTTGCTCTTGACGTTACAATTATCGCAGAGGTGAGCTTCTTATATATAGGTCTAGGGACGAATTTAAAGTTTGATATCTTTTGA